A portion of the Caenorhabditis elegans chromosome III genome contains these proteins:
- the pen-2 gene encoding Gamma-secretase subunit pen-2 (Confirmed by transcript evidence), protein MDISKLTDVKKVDLCKKYFLIGACFLPLVWIVNTFWFFSDAFCKPINAHRRQIRKYVIASIVGSIFWIIVLSAWEIFFQHYRAQGLVWTDFLTFVFPTGRV, encoded by the exons aTGGATATTTCAAAGCTAACCGAcgtgaaaaaagttgatttatgTAAAAA gtaTTTCCTGATCGGCGCGTGTTTTCTGCCGCTCGTATGGATTGTCAAcacattttggtttttttccgacGCGTTTTGCAAACCGATCAACGCACATCGACGACAGATTCGGAAATACGTGATCGCCAGCATTGTTGGCTCGATTTTCTGGATTATTGTGCTCAGCGCCTGGGAAATCTTTTTCCAG cactaCCGCGCTCAAGGCCTCGTGTGGACCGATTTCCTGACATTTGTCTTCCCGACGGGACGAGTTTGA